Proteins from a single region of Styela clava chromosome 1, kaStyClav1.hap1.2, whole genome shotgun sequence:
- the LOC120335213 gene encoding sorting nexin-30-like isoform X3: MTEFLDPLSQAAAANSDESDDEIPRKETELAEKQEITEVDDGDLFDEEGKTEQQELDDDDIIDLVNDGSLAKIKNESMSNNRSLSTEFDDQKDLFVTVEKPEKIILSMETYISYQVSTKPLPSKFIVKGMVDRFSSEFVGTRCRALDSFLKRIAEHPVISFSDHVTVFLTSEDFADHRKQNKPGLLSRVGGTVKSAATVGSSIRSRGRDPEFAEMSDHVATFREQMAVTDRVAERLLNEEKELVNELKEYAPTYSEWASTENQVLAPIITSVSKCVDSCAEWARKNAEDHELYFIPPLKEYMLYCDGIEQVFKRRDVMQNQRDKCHEELKRKREEKDNLPASDQSYSLSAMLGKKPDEVKQQKQEKLEQQIEELTKRYEELSDLLEKSNADLKSDMERWKFNKKQDMKQIFTQLAESHITYQSQCLSSWESLVPLMQGKVDFGDLGQTDNDLVEEDSENLETSKTSISNDSTDP; this comes from the exons ATGACCGAATTCCTAGATCCATTAAGCCAAGCTGCGGCAGCCAACTCGGATGAAAGCGATGATGAAATACCGAGAAAAGAAACGGAATTAGCGGAAAAGCAGGAAATTACTGAAGTTGATGATGGAGATTTATTTGATGAAGAAGGGAAAACAGAGCAACAAGAATTG GACGATGATGACATCATTGATCTCGTTAACGATGGCTCGTtagcaaaaattaaaaatgaatcaatGTCAAATAACAGAAGTCTCTCTACAGAATTTGATGACCAGAAAGATTTGTTCGTAACCGTAGAAAAAccagaaaaaatcattttatcaaTGGAGACGTATATTTCATATCAAGTATCTACAAAG CCTCTTCCATCTAAATTCATTGTGAAAGGAATGGTGGACAGATTCAGCTCAGAGTTCGTGG GTACACGATGCAGAGCGCTGGATTCATTTCTGAAACGGATCGCTGAGCATCCGGTTATTTCATTCAGCGACCATGTCACCGTGTTCCTAACTTCTGAG GACTTTGCAGACCATCGGAAACAAAACAAACCAGGGTTACTGTCTCGTGTCGGGGGTACAGTCAAGTCCGCTGCAACTGTGGGGTCATCGATAAGGTCAAGAGGTCGTGACCCTGAATTTGCAGAAATGTCAGACCATGTTGCCACATTCCGTGAACAAATGGCTGTAACTGATAGAGTAGCGGAGCGTTTGCTGAATGAAGAAAAAG AACTTGTCAATGAGTTGAAGGAATACGCTCCTACGTACTCAGAATGGGCTTCAACAGAGAACCAAGTCTTAGCACCAATCATCACGTCAGTTTCAAAGTGCGTGGATTCTTGTGCCGAATGGGCGCGTAAAAACGCAGAAGACCATGAACTGTATTTCATTCCGCCTTTAAAG GAATATATGTTATATTGTGATGGAATAGAACAAGTTTTCAAACGTCGTGATGTCATGCAAAATCAACGAGACAAATGCCATGAGGAATTGAAAAGAAAGAGAGAGGAGAAAGATAAT CTCCCAGCCTCAGATCAGTCATATTCATTAAGTGCAATGCTCGGAAAGAAACCTGACGAAGTCAAACAACAAAAACAGGAAAAACTGGAACAGCAGATTGAAGAG TTGACGAAACGATACGAAGAATTAAGCGATTTGTTAGAGAAATCCAACGCTGATTTGAAGTCTGACATGGAACGTTGGAAATTCAATAAGAAACAAGACATGAAACAAATCTTCACACAACTTGCTGAAAGTCACATCACATATCAGTCTCAG TGTCTCTCATCCTGGGAATCCCTGGTCCCACTTATGCAAGGAAAGGTAGATTTTGGTGACCTTGGACAGACTGACAACGACCTTGTGGAGGAAGATTCTGAAAATTTGGAAACAAGCAAAACATCGATTTCAAATGACAGCACGGATCCTTGA
- the LOC120335213 gene encoding sorting nexin-30-like isoform X1, with amino-acid sequence MTEFLDPLSQAAAANSDESDDEIPRKETELAEKQEITEVDDGDLFDEEGKTEQQELDDDDIIDLVNDGSLAKIKNESMSNNRSLSTEFDDQKDLFVTVEKPEKIILSMETYISYQVSTKTTRSTFDDSEYKVRRRYQDFIWLRGKLEEAHPTHLIPPLPSKFIVKGMVDRFSSEFVGTRCRALDSFLKRIAEHPVISFSDHVTVFLTSEDFADHRKQNKPGLLSRVGGTVKSAATVGSSIRSRGRDPEFAEMSDHVATFREQMAVTDRVAERLLNEEKELVNELKEYAPTYSEWASTENQVLAPIITSVSKCVDSCAEWARKNAEDHELYFIPPLKEYMLYCDGIEQVFKRRDVMQNQRDKCHEELKRKREEKDNLPASDQSYSLSAMLGKKPDEVKQQKQEKLEQQIEELTKRYEELSDLLEKSNADLKSDMERWKFNKKQDMKQIFTQLAESHITYQSQCLSSWESLVPLMQGKVDFGDLGQTDNDLVEEDSENLETSKTSISNDSTDP; translated from the exons ATGACCGAATTCCTAGATCCATTAAGCCAAGCTGCGGCAGCCAACTCGGATGAAAGCGATGATGAAATACCGAGAAAAGAAACGGAATTAGCGGAAAAGCAGGAAATTACTGAAGTTGATGATGGAGATTTATTTGATGAAGAAGGGAAAACAGAGCAACAAGAATTG GACGATGATGACATCATTGATCTCGTTAACGATGGCTCGTtagcaaaaattaaaaatgaatcaatGTCAAATAACAGAAGTCTCTCTACAGAATTTGATGACCAGAAAGATTTGTTCGTAACCGTAGAAAAAccagaaaaaatcattttatcaaTGGAGACGTATATTTCATATCAAGTATCTACAAAG ACGACCAGAAGTACGTTCGACGACTCTGAATACAAAGTTCGGCGCCGGTACCAAGATTTTATTTGGCTTCGAGGGAAATTAGAAGAAGCACATCCTACTCATCTAATACCG CCTCTTCCATCTAAATTCATTGTGAAAGGAATGGTGGACAGATTCAGCTCAGAGTTCGTGG GTACACGATGCAGAGCGCTGGATTCATTTCTGAAACGGATCGCTGAGCATCCGGTTATTTCATTCAGCGACCATGTCACCGTGTTCCTAACTTCTGAG GACTTTGCAGACCATCGGAAACAAAACAAACCAGGGTTACTGTCTCGTGTCGGGGGTACAGTCAAGTCCGCTGCAACTGTGGGGTCATCGATAAGGTCAAGAGGTCGTGACCCTGAATTTGCAGAAATGTCAGACCATGTTGCCACATTCCGTGAACAAATGGCTGTAACTGATAGAGTAGCGGAGCGTTTGCTGAATGAAGAAAAAG AACTTGTCAATGAGTTGAAGGAATACGCTCCTACGTACTCAGAATGGGCTTCAACAGAGAACCAAGTCTTAGCACCAATCATCACGTCAGTTTCAAAGTGCGTGGATTCTTGTGCCGAATGGGCGCGTAAAAACGCAGAAGACCATGAACTGTATTTCATTCCGCCTTTAAAG GAATATATGTTATATTGTGATGGAATAGAACAAGTTTTCAAACGTCGTGATGTCATGCAAAATCAACGAGACAAATGCCATGAGGAATTGAAAAGAAAGAGAGAGGAGAAAGATAAT CTCCCAGCCTCAGATCAGTCATATTCATTAAGTGCAATGCTCGGAAAGAAACCTGACGAAGTCAAACAACAAAAACAGGAAAAACTGGAACAGCAGATTGAAGAG TTGACGAAACGATACGAAGAATTAAGCGATTTGTTAGAGAAATCCAACGCTGATTTGAAGTCTGACATGGAACGTTGGAAATTCAATAAGAAACAAGACATGAAACAAATCTTCACACAACTTGCTGAAAGTCACATCACATATCAGTCTCAG TGTCTCTCATCCTGGGAATCCCTGGTCCCACTTATGCAAGGAAAGGTAGATTTTGGTGACCTTGGACAGACTGACAACGACCTTGTGGAGGAAGATTCTGAAAATTTGGAAACAAGCAAAACATCGATTTCAAATGACAGCACGGATCCTTGA
- the LOC120335213 gene encoding sorting nexin-7-like isoform X2, giving the protein MTEFLDPLSQAAAANSDESDDEIPRKETELAEKQEITEVDDGDLFDEEGKTEQQELDDDDIIDLVNDGSLAKIKNESMSNNRSLSTEFDDQKDLFVTVEKPEKIILSMETYISYQVSTKTTRSTFDDSEYKVRRRYQDFIWLRGKLEEAHPTHLIPPLPSKFIVKGMVDRFSSEFVGTRCRALDSFLKRIAEHPVISFSDHVTVFLTSEDFADHRKQNKPGLLSRVGGTVKSAATVGSSIRSRGRDPEFAEMSDHVATFREQMAVTDRVAERLLNEEKELVNELKEYAPTYSEWASTENQVLAPIITSVSKCVDSCAEWARKNAEDHELYFIPPLKEYMLYCDGIEQVFKRRDVMQNQRDKCHEELKRKREEKDNLPASDQSYSLSAMLGKKPDEVKQQKQEKLEQQIEELTKRYEELSDLLEKSNADLKSDMERWKFNKKQDMKQIFTQLAESHITYQSQVRFNFSYVNLSHHITVSGEV; this is encoded by the exons ATGACCGAATTCCTAGATCCATTAAGCCAAGCTGCGGCAGCCAACTCGGATGAAAGCGATGATGAAATACCGAGAAAAGAAACGGAATTAGCGGAAAAGCAGGAAATTACTGAAGTTGATGATGGAGATTTATTTGATGAAGAAGGGAAAACAGAGCAACAAGAATTG GACGATGATGACATCATTGATCTCGTTAACGATGGCTCGTtagcaaaaattaaaaatgaatcaatGTCAAATAACAGAAGTCTCTCTACAGAATTTGATGACCAGAAAGATTTGTTCGTAACCGTAGAAAAAccagaaaaaatcattttatcaaTGGAGACGTATATTTCATATCAAGTATCTACAAAG ACGACCAGAAGTACGTTCGACGACTCTGAATACAAAGTTCGGCGCCGGTACCAAGATTTTATTTGGCTTCGAGGGAAATTAGAAGAAGCACATCCTACTCATCTAATACCG CCTCTTCCATCTAAATTCATTGTGAAAGGAATGGTGGACAGATTCAGCTCAGAGTTCGTGG GTACACGATGCAGAGCGCTGGATTCATTTCTGAAACGGATCGCTGAGCATCCGGTTATTTCATTCAGCGACCATGTCACCGTGTTCCTAACTTCTGAG GACTTTGCAGACCATCGGAAACAAAACAAACCAGGGTTACTGTCTCGTGTCGGGGGTACAGTCAAGTCCGCTGCAACTGTGGGGTCATCGATAAGGTCAAGAGGTCGTGACCCTGAATTTGCAGAAATGTCAGACCATGTTGCCACATTCCGTGAACAAATGGCTGTAACTGATAGAGTAGCGGAGCGTTTGCTGAATGAAGAAAAAG AACTTGTCAATGAGTTGAAGGAATACGCTCCTACGTACTCAGAATGGGCTTCAACAGAGAACCAAGTCTTAGCACCAATCATCACGTCAGTTTCAAAGTGCGTGGATTCTTGTGCCGAATGGGCGCGTAAAAACGCAGAAGACCATGAACTGTATTTCATTCCGCCTTTAAAG GAATATATGTTATATTGTGATGGAATAGAACAAGTTTTCAAACGTCGTGATGTCATGCAAAATCAACGAGACAAATGCCATGAGGAATTGAAAAGAAAGAGAGAGGAGAAAGATAAT CTCCCAGCCTCAGATCAGTCATATTCATTAAGTGCAATGCTCGGAAAGAAACCTGACGAAGTCAAACAACAAAAACAGGAAAAACTGGAACAGCAGATTGAAGAG TTGACGAAACGATACGAAGAATTAAGCGATTTGTTAGAGAAATCCAACGCTGATTTGAAGTCTGACATGGAACGTTGGAAATTCAATAAGAAACAAGACATGAAACAAATCTTCACACAACTTGCTGAAAGTCACATCACATATCAGTCTCAGGTGAGGTTTAACTTTAGTTATGTGAATTTGTCACATCACATAACAGTCTCGGGTGAG GTTTAA